The following proteins are encoded in a genomic region of Toxotes jaculatrix isolate fToxJac2 chromosome 3, fToxJac2.pri, whole genome shotgun sequence:
- the hcfc1a gene encoding host cell factor 1a isoform X3, translating to MTEVMSAPGSAVSGTTASVLQPRWKRVLGWSGPVPRPRHGHRAVAIKELMVVFGGGNEGIVDELHVYNTATNQWFIPAVRGDIPPGCAAYGFVCDGTRLLVFGGMVEYGKYSNDLYELQASRWEWKKLKAKNPKNGPPPCPRLGHSFSLVGNKCYLFGGLANDSEDPKNNIPRYLNDLYTLELRAGSSVVGWDIPITYGVLPPPRESHTAVVYTEKTSRKSRLIIYGGMSGCRLGDLWTLDIDTLTWNKPSVSGTAPLPRSLHSATTITNKMYVFGGWVPLVMDDVKVATHEKEWKCTNTLACLNLDTMCWETVLMDTLEDNIPRARAGHCAVAINSRLYVWSGRDGYRKAWNNQVCCKDLWYLETERPHAPARVQLVRANTNSLEVSWGAVSTADTYLLQLQKYDIPATPAAASPAMSATPSQPVNSPKSPAPAAAAPSAQSLPQTAVLKVAAQQSATGTSVVTVRPSQPGKSPVTVTSLPPGVRMVVPAQTTQGSPIGSSPQMSGMAALAAAAAATQKIPPSSAGTVLNVPAGATILKTVAVSPGTTTVKVASPVMVSNPATRMLKTAAAQVGTATASSPTTTRPIITVHKSGAVTVAQQAQVVTTVVGGVTKTITLVKSPLTMGSSGTLISNLGKMMSVVQTKPVQTSAVTGQASTNPLTQIIQTKGPLPAGTILKLVTSADGKPTTIITTSQAGGTGNKPTILNISGVSPTTTKQGTTIIKTIPMSAIMTQPGATGVTSSAGMKTPITILTTKVMTTGTPGKIITAVPKLATAAGQQGLTQVVLKGAPGQPGTILRTVPMSTVGGVRLVTPVTVSAVKPTVTTLVVKGTTGVTTLGTVTGTVSTSLAGGTVDSSNASLVTPITTLGTIATLSSQVISPAAITVSAAQTSLTSASTLPSSTITVQNQPTQVTLITTPSGVEAQPVQDLPVSILASPTSEQPSSTEAGAAGEGSGTVTLVCSNPPCETHETGTTNTATTSSATIGAGQVCSNPPCETHETGTTNTATTSSATIGAGQVCSNPPCETHETGTTNTATTSSATIGAGQVCSNPPCETHETGTTNTATTSSATIGAGQVCSNPPCETHETGTTNTATTASSNMSAVRVCSNPPCETHETGTTNTATTASANMGGVQQVCSNPPCETHVTGTTNTATQASSNMNAGQTGTVQRVCSNPPCETHETGTTNTPSTATSSMGGEQTSTATGLVQRVCSNPPCETHETGTTNTATTATCSMETGEGTAAQQTEEGTEGTSSTEVASTTAATGMVTTTQGRAITTVTQSTPAPGPSVPSISSITEGVSTAASSTEEPMQTDEAASAEAAPAEEGATAMETQAEGEAAAATALNLPSELMSEGQGATLMVTGLSDEELAVTAAAEAAAQAAATEEAQALAIQAVLQAAQQAVMNEGDSAGESQQPTNIPIMLTQQELAALVQQQQQLQEAQAAAQQATVDTSLPTEGLAPADSLNDPSVESNGHNEMAAAVTSAVASLLPRTTAETLAPSSTFAPSVSVASPAKLQAAATLAEVANGIEGEKQAPQPTPVKPVVKKENQWFDVGIVKVTNMVVTHFYVPADDSQGDDDSGIVPDYSQMKKMELQPGTAYKFRVAGINACGRGAFSEISAFKTCLPGFPGAPCAIKISKSPDGAHLTWEPPSVTSGKIIEYSVYLAIQSNQTAEAKASTPAQLAFMRVYCGPNPSCLVQSSSLSNAHIDYTTKPAIIFRIAARNEKGYGPATQVRWLQESGKDAASAKPAPKRPGTSPDTKATGPKKARTDQ from the exons ATG ACCGAAGTCATGTCTGCCCCTGGCTCCGCGGTGTCTGGGACCACGGCGTCGGTTCTGCAGCCGCGGTGGAAACGGGTCCTCGGATGGTCCGGTCCCGTTCCCCGGCCCAGACATGGACATAGAGCTGTGGCCATAAAGGAGCTCATGGTTGTCTTTGGTGGTGGAAACGAAGGGATTGTGGATGAACTACATGTATACAACACCG cAACAAACCAGTGGTTTATCCCAGCGGTCCGTGGTGATATCCCCCCTGGTTGTGCTGCGTATGGTTTTGTCTGCGATGGCACAAGATTGCTGGTGTTTGGTGGAATGGTGGAGTATGGAAAGTACAGCAACGACCTCTATGAATTACAG GCAAGCAGATGGGAATGGAAAAAATTGAAAGCAAAAAACCCGAAGAATGGGCCCCCTCCTTGTCCTCGTCTCGGCCACAGTTTTTCCCTGGTTGGCAACAAATGCTACCTGTTTGGTGGATTAGCCAATGACAGTGAGGACCCAAAAAACAACATTCCCAG ATACCTAAATGATCTGTACACACTCGAGCTTCGTGCTGGTTCCAGTGTGGTTGGATGGGATATTCCAATCACATACGGAGTTTTGCCTCCTCCCCGTGAGAGCCACACTGCTGTGGTTTACACGGAAAAGACGAGCAGGAAATCTCGCCTGATAATCTACGGAGGGATGAGCGGTTGTCGTCTTGGAGATCTGTGGACACTTGATATTG ATACCTTGACATGGAATAAACCATCAGTAAGCGGCACAGCACCACTTCCCAGAAGTCTTCACTCTGCCACCACCATCACAAACAA GATGTATGTTTTTGGAGGATGGGTCCCTCTGGTAATGGACGACGTCAAAGTGGCCACACACGAGAAGGAGTGGAAGTGCACAAACACTCTGGCCTGCCTAAATCTTG ATACCATGTGTTGGGAGACAGTGTTGATGGATACTCTTGAAGACAACATCCCCAGGGCCCGTGCTGGCCACTGTGCTGTGGCCATCAATTCCAGACTTTATGTTTGGAGCGGCCGTGACGGTTATCGTAAAGCTTGGAACAACCAAGTCTGCTGTAAAGACCTCTGGTACCTGGAAACAG AGCGGCCACATGCCCCTGCCAGGGTGCAGTTAGTCCGTGCCAACACAAACTCTCTGGAGGTGAGCTGGGGCGCAGTCTCCACTGCTGACACCTACCTACTGCAGCTACAGAAGTATGACATCCCTGCAActccagctgcagcctcaccagcGATGAGCGCAACCCCATCGCAGCCCGTGAACTCTCCAAAGAGCCCCGCACCGGCTGCTGCAGCACCGTCTGCTCAGAGCCTGCCACAGACAG ctgttttgaAGGTTGCAGCTCAACAATCTGCCACAGGCACATCTGTTGTTACAGTCCGCCCAAGCCAGCCTGGGAAATCCCCTGTCACTGTGACATCTCTTCCTCCAGGTGTCCGAATGGTAGTGCCTGCCCAGACCACCCAAGGATCG CCAATTGGCAGTAGCCCTCAGATGAGTGGTATGGCAGCTTTAGCAGCGgcagctgcagcaacacagaAGATCCCGCCTTCCTCTGCAGGCACTGTCCTCAACGTTCCTGCGGGTGCCACCATTCTCAAAACAGTAGCCGTTTCTCCAGGAACAACCACAGTGAAAGTGGCTTCTCCCGTCATG GTCAGTAACCCGGCCACCCGGATGCTGAAGACTGCCGCAGCTCAGGTGGGCACAGCAACCGCATCCTCTCCCACTACCACCAGACCCATCATCACTGTGCACAAGTCTGGTGCAGTCACAGTGGCCCAGCAGGCCCAGGTGGTAACCACTGTGGTGGGAGGAGTCACCAAGACCATCACGCTTGTCAAGAGTCCCCTCACCATGGGCAGCAGTGGAACTCTG ATCTCCAACCTTGGCAAGATGATGTCTGTGGTACAAACCAAGCCAGTGCAGACATCAGCTGTCACAGGCCAGGCTTCCACTAACCCTCTCACACAGATCATACAG ACAAAGGGTCCCCTCCCAGCCGGCACCATCCTGAAGCTGGTGACCTCTGCAGATGGCAAGCCCACGACCATCATCACCACTTCCCAGGCAGGAGGCACAGGAAACAAGCCCACTATCCTCAACATCAGCGGTGTCTCTCCTACCACCACTAAGCAGGGCACCACCATCATTAAGACCATCCCCATGTCGGCCATCATGACCCAGCCTGGAGCCACAG GTGTGACAAGCAGCGCTGGCATGAAAACGCCTATCACAATCCTTACTACAAAAGTGATGACCACTGGAACTCCTGGTAAAATCATCACTGCAGTGCCCAAACTTGCTACTGCAGCTGGTCAGCAAGGACTGACACAG gtggtTTTGAAGGGTGCTCCTGGACAACCAGGAACTATTTTGCGCACTGTGCCCATGAGCACGGTGGGTGGCGTTCGACTTGTTACACCAGTAACAGTGTCTGCTGTTAAACCCACTGTCACCACCCTGGTTGTCAAGGGGACTACTG GTGTCACCACTCTTGGCACAGTCACTGGTACAGTCTCTACAAGCCTGGCAGGAGGCACGGTGGACAGTTCCAACGCCTCCCTGGTTACCCCCATCACCACACTGGGAACCATCGCTACCCTGTCCAGCCAGGTCATCAGCCCAGCTGCCATAACTGTGTCAGCTGCTCAAACCAGCCTGACTTCTGCCTCCACGCTGCCCTCCTCCACCATCACAGTGCAG aACCAGCCCACCCAGGTGACTCTGATCACAACTCCCAGTGGTGTAGAAGCTCAGCCCGTGCAGGATCTGCCAGTGTCCATCCTGGCTTCACCAACCTCCGAGCAGCCCAGCTCCACTGAggctggagcagctggagaggGCTCTGGGACCGTCACCCTGGTCTGCTCTAACCCCCCCTGTGAAACCCACGAGACAGGAACCACCAACACAgccaccacctcctctgctaCAATTGGAGCAGGACAGGTCTGTTCTAACCCACCCTGCGAGACCCACGAGACCGGAACCACCAACACAgccaccacctcctctgctaCAATTGGAGCAGGGCAGGTCTGTTCTAACCCACCCTGCGAGACCCACGAGACCGGAACCACCAACACAgccaccacctcctctgctaCCATTGGAGCAGGGCAGGTCTGTTCTAACCCACCCTGCGAGACCCACGAGACCGGAACCACCAACACAgccaccacctcctctgctaCAATTGGAGCAGGGCAGGTCTGTTCTAACCCACCATGTGAGACCCACGAAACGGGAACCACCAACACAGCCACAACCGCATCCTCGAACATGTCCGCGGTTCGTGTGTGCTCCAACCCACCATGTGAGACCCACGAGACTGGGACAACCAACACAGCTACCACAGCATCCGCTAACATGGGAGGGGTCCAGCAGGTGTGCTCCAACCCACCTTGTGAGACCCATGTGACAGGCACCACCAACACGGCCACCCAGGCGTCCTCTAACATGAATGCAGGCCAGACGGGCACTGTGCAGAGGGTGTGCTCCAACCCACCCTGCGAAACCCACGAGACAGGGACCACCAACACCCCATCCACAGCCACCTCCAGCATGGGAGGTGAACAGACCAGCACAGCGACAGGCCTGGTCCAGAGGGTGTGCTCCAACCCACCGTGTGAAACACACGAGACTGGGACCACCAACACAGCCACCACCGCCACCTGCAGCATGGAGACAGGCGAAGGCACAG CAGCccagcagacagaggagggaaccGAAGGTACCAGCAGCACTGAAGTGGcctccaccactgctgcaaCTGGCATGGTCACCACCACCCAGGGCAGGGCCATCACTACTGTCACCCAGTCTACACCAGCCCCTGGACCCTCTGTACCG tCGATTTCATCAATCACAGAGGGCGTGAGTACTGCTGCCAGCTCCACAGAGGAGCCAATGCAAACTGATGAGGCAGCATCGGCAGAAGCTGCACCCGCAGAGGAGGGAGCTACTGCCATGGAGACACAAGCAGAA GgagaagcagctgcagcaacagcaCTGAACCTACCCTCAGAGCTGATGTCTGAGGGTCAGGGAGCCACACTCATGGTGACAGGGCTGTCGGACGAGGAGCTGGCCgtgactgctgcagcagaggccGCAGCCCAGGCGGCAGCCACCGAAGAAGCCCAGGCCCTGGCTATCCAGGCGGTCCTCCAGGCAGCTCAGCAGGCTGTAATGA ATGAAGGCGATTCCGCCGGAGAGAGCCAGCAACCCACCAACATCCCCATCATGCTCACCCAGCAGGAGCTCGCAGCTCTggtacaacagcagcagcagctgcaggaggctCAGGCTGCAGCCCAGCAGGCTACCGTAGACACAAGCTTGCCCACCGAGGGCCTCGCCCCTGCTGACAGCCTCAACGACCCCTCTGTCGAGAGCAACGGACACAACGAAATGGCTGCCGCAGTCACCAGTGCTGTAGCATCTCTGCTGCCACGTACCACAGCTGAGA CACTCGCTCCATCAAGCACCTTTGCACCCTCTGTGTCAGTGGCAAGTCCAGCCAAGCTGCAAGCAGCAGCCACTCTAGCAGAAGTCGCCAATGGCATCGAGGGAGAG AAGCAAGCCCCTCAGCCAACCCCAGTGAAGCCTGtcgtaaagaaagaaaaccagtGGTTTGATGTTGGAATTGTAAAAGTGACAAATATGGTTGTCACCCACTTCTATGTGCCAGCGGATGATTCTCAAGGAGAT GATGATTCTGGCATCGTGCCAGACTACAGCCAGATGAAGAAAATGGAGCTGCAGCCGGGAACAGCTTATAAGTTCCGTGTTGCTGGAATCAACGCTTGTGGTCGTGGAGCCTTCTCAGAGATATCTGCGTTCAAGACCTGCCTACCAGGCTTCCCAGGGGCACCTTGCGCCATCAAAATCAGCAAG AGCCCAGATGGTGCCCACCTGACCTGGGAGCCCCCCTCGGTGACGTCAGGGAAGATCATCGAATACTCAGTGTACCTGGCCATCCAGAGCAACCAGACAGCTGAAGCCAAGGCCTCCACCCCAGCTCAGCTAGCCTTCATGCGTGTGTACTGTGGACCCAACCCCTCATGCTTGGTGCAGTCGTCCAGCCTCTCCAACGCCCACATCGACTACACCACCAAGCCAGCCATCATCTTCCGCATCGCCGCCCGCAACGAGAAGGGCTACGGTCCTGCCACCCAAGTTCGATGGCTGCAAG AATCTGGCAAAGACGCTGCCTCTGCAAAACCGGCCCCCAAAAGACCAGGCACCTCTCCTGATAC TAAGGCTACTGGTCCAAAGAAAGCAAGGACGGACCAGTGA
- the hcfc1a gene encoding host cell factor 1a isoform X1, producing MTEVMSAPGSAVSGTTASVLQPRWKRVLGWSGPVPRPRHGHRAVAIKELMVVFGGGNEGIVDELHVYNTATNQWFIPAVRGDIPPGCAAYGFVCDGTRLLVFGGMVEYGKYSNDLYELQASRWEWKKLKAKNPKNGPPPCPRLGHSFSLVGNKCYLFGGLANDSEDPKNNIPRYLNDLYTLELRAGSSVVGWDIPITYGVLPPPRESHTAVVYTEKTSRKSRLIIYGGMSGCRLGDLWTLDIDTLTWNKPSVSGTAPLPRSLHSATTITNKMYVFGGWVPLVMDDVKVATHEKEWKCTNTLACLNLDTMCWETVLMDTLEDNIPRARAGHCAVAINSRLYVWSGRDGYRKAWNNQVCCKDLWYLETERPHAPARVQLVRANTNSLEVSWGAVSTADTYLLQLQKYDIPATPAAASPAMSATPSQPVNSPKSPAPAAAAPSAQSLPQTAVLKVAAQQSATGTSVVTVRPSQPGKSPVTVTSLPPGVRMVVPAQTTQGSPIGSSPQMSGMAALAAAAAATQKIPPSSAGTVLNVPAGATILKTVAVSPGTTTVKVASPVMVSNPATRMLKTAAAQVGTATASSPTTTRPIITVHKSGAVTVAQQAQVVTTVVGGVTKTITLVKSPLTMGSSGTLISNLGKMMSVVQTKPVQTSAVTGQASTNPLTQIIQTKGPLPAGTILKLVTSADGKPTTIITTSQAGGTGNKPTILNISGVSPTTTKQGTTIIKTIPMSAIMTQPGATGVTSSAGMKTPITILTTKVMTTGTPGKIITAVPKLATAAGQQGLTQVVLKGAPGQPGTILRTVPMSTVGGVRLVTPVTVSAVKPTVTTLVVKGTTGVTTLGTVTGTVSTSLAGGTVDSSNASLVTPITTLGTIATLSSQVISPAAITVSAAQTSLTSASTLPSSTITVQNQPTQVTLITTPSGVEAQPVQDLPVSILASPTSEQPSSTEAGAAGEGSGTVTLVCSNPPCETHETGTTNTATTSSATIGAGQVCSNPPCETHETGTTNTATTSSATIGAGQVCSNPPCETHETGTTNTATTSSATIGAGQVCSNPPCETHETGTTNTATTSSATIGAGQVCSNPPCETHETGTTNTATTASSNMSAVRVCSNPPCETHETGTTNTATTASANMGGVQQVCSNPPCETHVTGTTNTATQASSNMNAGQTGTVQRVCSNPPCETHETGTTNTPSTATSSMGGEQTSTATGLVQRVCSNPPCETHETGTTNTATTATCSMETGEGTAAQQTEEGTEGTSSTEVASTTAATGMVTTTQGRAITTVTQSTPAPGPSVPSISSITEGVSTAASSTEEPMQTDEAASAEAAPAEEGATAMETQAEVNAGEAAAATALNLPSELMSEGQGATLMVTGLSDEELAVTAAAEAAAQAAATEEAQALAIQAVLQAAQQAVMNEGDSAGESQQPTNIPIMLTQQELAALVQQQQQLQEAQAAAQQATVDTSLPTEGLAPADSLNDPSVESNGHNEMAAAVTSAVASLLPRTTAETLAPSSTFAPSVSVASPAKLQAAATLAEVANGIEGEKQAPQPTPVKPVVKKENQWFDVGIVKVTNMVVTHFYVPADDSQGDDDSGIVPDYSQMKKMELQPGTAYKFRVAGINACGRGAFSEISAFKTCLPGFPGAPCAIKISKSPDGAHLTWEPPSVTSGKIIEYSVYLAIQSNQTAEAKASTPAQLAFMRVYCGPNPSCLVQSSSLSNAHIDYTTKPAIIFRIAARNEKGYGPATQVRWLQESGKDAASAKPAPKRPGTSPDTKATGPKKARTDQ from the exons ATG ACCGAAGTCATGTCTGCCCCTGGCTCCGCGGTGTCTGGGACCACGGCGTCGGTTCTGCAGCCGCGGTGGAAACGGGTCCTCGGATGGTCCGGTCCCGTTCCCCGGCCCAGACATGGACATAGAGCTGTGGCCATAAAGGAGCTCATGGTTGTCTTTGGTGGTGGAAACGAAGGGATTGTGGATGAACTACATGTATACAACACCG cAACAAACCAGTGGTTTATCCCAGCGGTCCGTGGTGATATCCCCCCTGGTTGTGCTGCGTATGGTTTTGTCTGCGATGGCACAAGATTGCTGGTGTTTGGTGGAATGGTGGAGTATGGAAAGTACAGCAACGACCTCTATGAATTACAG GCAAGCAGATGGGAATGGAAAAAATTGAAAGCAAAAAACCCGAAGAATGGGCCCCCTCCTTGTCCTCGTCTCGGCCACAGTTTTTCCCTGGTTGGCAACAAATGCTACCTGTTTGGTGGATTAGCCAATGACAGTGAGGACCCAAAAAACAACATTCCCAG ATACCTAAATGATCTGTACACACTCGAGCTTCGTGCTGGTTCCAGTGTGGTTGGATGGGATATTCCAATCACATACGGAGTTTTGCCTCCTCCCCGTGAGAGCCACACTGCTGTGGTTTACACGGAAAAGACGAGCAGGAAATCTCGCCTGATAATCTACGGAGGGATGAGCGGTTGTCGTCTTGGAGATCTGTGGACACTTGATATTG ATACCTTGACATGGAATAAACCATCAGTAAGCGGCACAGCACCACTTCCCAGAAGTCTTCACTCTGCCACCACCATCACAAACAA GATGTATGTTTTTGGAGGATGGGTCCCTCTGGTAATGGACGACGTCAAAGTGGCCACACACGAGAAGGAGTGGAAGTGCACAAACACTCTGGCCTGCCTAAATCTTG ATACCATGTGTTGGGAGACAGTGTTGATGGATACTCTTGAAGACAACATCCCCAGGGCCCGTGCTGGCCACTGTGCTGTGGCCATCAATTCCAGACTTTATGTTTGGAGCGGCCGTGACGGTTATCGTAAAGCTTGGAACAACCAAGTCTGCTGTAAAGACCTCTGGTACCTGGAAACAG AGCGGCCACATGCCCCTGCCAGGGTGCAGTTAGTCCGTGCCAACACAAACTCTCTGGAGGTGAGCTGGGGCGCAGTCTCCACTGCTGACACCTACCTACTGCAGCTACAGAAGTATGACATCCCTGCAActccagctgcagcctcaccagcGATGAGCGCAACCCCATCGCAGCCCGTGAACTCTCCAAAGAGCCCCGCACCGGCTGCTGCAGCACCGTCTGCTCAGAGCCTGCCACAGACAG ctgttttgaAGGTTGCAGCTCAACAATCTGCCACAGGCACATCTGTTGTTACAGTCCGCCCAAGCCAGCCTGGGAAATCCCCTGTCACTGTGACATCTCTTCCTCCAGGTGTCCGAATGGTAGTGCCTGCCCAGACCACCCAAGGATCG CCAATTGGCAGTAGCCCTCAGATGAGTGGTATGGCAGCTTTAGCAGCGgcagctgcagcaacacagaAGATCCCGCCTTCCTCTGCAGGCACTGTCCTCAACGTTCCTGCGGGTGCCACCATTCTCAAAACAGTAGCCGTTTCTCCAGGAACAACCACAGTGAAAGTGGCTTCTCCCGTCATG GTCAGTAACCCGGCCACCCGGATGCTGAAGACTGCCGCAGCTCAGGTGGGCACAGCAACCGCATCCTCTCCCACTACCACCAGACCCATCATCACTGTGCACAAGTCTGGTGCAGTCACAGTGGCCCAGCAGGCCCAGGTGGTAACCACTGTGGTGGGAGGAGTCACCAAGACCATCACGCTTGTCAAGAGTCCCCTCACCATGGGCAGCAGTGGAACTCTG ATCTCCAACCTTGGCAAGATGATGTCTGTGGTACAAACCAAGCCAGTGCAGACATCAGCTGTCACAGGCCAGGCTTCCACTAACCCTCTCACACAGATCATACAG ACAAAGGGTCCCCTCCCAGCCGGCACCATCCTGAAGCTGGTGACCTCTGCAGATGGCAAGCCCACGACCATCATCACCACTTCCCAGGCAGGAGGCACAGGAAACAAGCCCACTATCCTCAACATCAGCGGTGTCTCTCCTACCACCACTAAGCAGGGCACCACCATCATTAAGACCATCCCCATGTCGGCCATCATGACCCAGCCTGGAGCCACAG GTGTGACAAGCAGCGCTGGCATGAAAACGCCTATCACAATCCTTACTACAAAAGTGATGACCACTGGAACTCCTGGTAAAATCATCACTGCAGTGCCCAAACTTGCTACTGCAGCTGGTCAGCAAGGACTGACACAG gtggtTTTGAAGGGTGCTCCTGGACAACCAGGAACTATTTTGCGCACTGTGCCCATGAGCACGGTGGGTGGCGTTCGACTTGTTACACCAGTAACAGTGTCTGCTGTTAAACCCACTGTCACCACCCTGGTTGTCAAGGGGACTACTG GTGTCACCACTCTTGGCACAGTCACTGGTACAGTCTCTACAAGCCTGGCAGGAGGCACGGTGGACAGTTCCAACGCCTCCCTGGTTACCCCCATCACCACACTGGGAACCATCGCTACCCTGTCCAGCCAGGTCATCAGCCCAGCTGCCATAACTGTGTCAGCTGCTCAAACCAGCCTGACTTCTGCCTCCACGCTGCCCTCCTCCACCATCACAGTGCAG aACCAGCCCACCCAGGTGACTCTGATCACAACTCCCAGTGGTGTAGAAGCTCAGCCCGTGCAGGATCTGCCAGTGTCCATCCTGGCTTCACCAACCTCCGAGCAGCCCAGCTCCACTGAggctggagcagctggagaggGCTCTGGGACCGTCACCCTGGTCTGCTCTAACCCCCCCTGTGAAACCCACGAGACAGGAACCACCAACACAgccaccacctcctctgctaCAATTGGAGCAGGACAGGTCTGTTCTAACCCACCCTGCGAGACCCACGAGACCGGAACCACCAACACAgccaccacctcctctgctaCAATTGGAGCAGGGCAGGTCTGTTCTAACCCACCCTGCGAGACCCACGAGACCGGAACCACCAACACAgccaccacctcctctgctaCCATTGGAGCAGGGCAGGTCTGTTCTAACCCACCCTGCGAGACCCACGAGACCGGAACCACCAACACAgccaccacctcctctgctaCAATTGGAGCAGGGCAGGTCTGTTCTAACCCACCATGTGAGACCCACGAAACGGGAACCACCAACACAGCCACAACCGCATCCTCGAACATGTCCGCGGTTCGTGTGTGCTCCAACCCACCATGTGAGACCCACGAGACTGGGACAACCAACACAGCTACCACAGCATCCGCTAACATGGGAGGGGTCCAGCAGGTGTGCTCCAACCCACCTTGTGAGACCCATGTGACAGGCACCACCAACACGGCCACCCAGGCGTCCTCTAACATGAATGCAGGCCAGACGGGCACTGTGCAGAGGGTGTGCTCCAACCCACCCTGCGAAACCCACGAGACAGGGACCACCAACACCCCATCCACAGCCACCTCCAGCATGGGAGGTGAACAGACCAGCACAGCGACAGGCCTGGTCCAGAGGGTGTGCTCCAACCCACCGTGTGAAACACACGAGACTGGGACCACCAACACAGCCACCACCGCCACCTGCAGCATGGAGACAGGCGAAGGCACAG CAGCccagcagacagaggagggaaccGAAGGTACCAGCAGCACTGAAGTGGcctccaccactgctgcaaCTGGCATGGTCACCACCACCCAGGGCAGGGCCATCACTACTGTCACCCAGTCTACACCAGCCCCTGGACCCTCTGTACCG tCGATTTCATCAATCACAGAGGGCGTGAGTACTGCTGCCAGCTCCACAGAGGAGCCAATGCAAACTGATGAGGCAGCATCGGCAGAAGCTGCACCCGCAGAGGAGGGAGCTACTGCCATGGAGACACAAGCAGAAGTAAATGCA GgagaagcagctgcagcaacagcaCTGAACCTACCCTCAGAGCTGATGTCTGAGGGTCAGGGAGCCACACTCATGGTGACAGGGCTGTCGGACGAGGAGCTGGCCgtgactgctgcagcagaggccGCAGCCCAGGCGGCAGCCACCGAAGAAGCCCAGGCCCTGGCTATCCAGGCGGTCCTCCAGGCAGCTCAGCAGGCTGTAATGA ATGAAGGCGATTCCGCCGGAGAGAGCCAGCAACCCACCAACATCCCCATCATGCTCACCCAGCAGGAGCTCGCAGCTCTggtacaacagcagcagcagctgcaggaggctCAGGCTGCAGCCCAGCAGGCTACCGTAGACACAAGCTTGCCCACCGAGGGCCTCGCCCCTGCTGACAGCCTCAACGACCCCTCTGTCGAGAGCAACGGACACAACGAAATGGCTGCCGCAGTCACCAGTGCTGTAGCATCTCTGCTGCCACGTACCACAGCTGAGA CACTCGCTCCATCAAGCACCTTTGCACCCTCTGTGTCAGTGGCAAGTCCAGCCAAGCTGCAAGCAGCAGCCACTCTAGCAGAAGTCGCCAATGGCATCGAGGGAGAG AAGCAAGCCCCTCAGCCAACCCCAGTGAAGCCTGtcgtaaagaaagaaaaccagtGGTTTGATGTTGGAATTGTAAAAGTGACAAATATGGTTGTCACCCACTTCTATGTGCCAGCGGATGATTCTCAAGGAGAT GATGATTCTGGCATCGTGCCAGACTACAGCCAGATGAAGAAAATGGAGCTGCAGCCGGGAACAGCTTATAAGTTCCGTGTTGCTGGAATCAACGCTTGTGGTCGTGGAGCCTTCTCAGAGATATCTGCGTTCAAGACCTGCCTACCAGGCTTCCCAGGGGCACCTTGCGCCATCAAAATCAGCAAG AGCCCAGATGGTGCCCACCTGACCTGGGAGCCCCCCTCGGTGACGTCAGGGAAGATCATCGAATACTCAGTGTACCTGGCCATCCAGAGCAACCAGACAGCTGAAGCCAAGGCCTCCACCCCAGCTCAGCTAGCCTTCATGCGTGTGTACTGTGGACCCAACCCCTCATGCTTGGTGCAGTCGTCCAGCCTCTCCAACGCCCACATCGACTACACCACCAAGCCAGCCATCATCTTCCGCATCGCCGCCCGCAACGAGAAGGGCTACGGTCCTGCCACCCAAGTTCGATGGCTGCAAG AATCTGGCAAAGACGCTGCCTCTGCAAAACCGGCCCCCAAAAGACCAGGCACCTCTCCTGATAC TAAGGCTACTGGTCCAAAGAAAGCAAGGACGGACCAGTGA